One genomic segment of Pedobacter endophyticus includes these proteins:
- the rpsB gene encoding 30S ribosomal protein S2 — MARTTYQDLLDAGVHFGHLTRKWNPKMAPYIFMERNGIHIIDLNKTLTKTEEAAAAIKQIVKSGRKVLFVSTKKQAKGIVAEQAKKVNMPFVTERWLGGMLTNFATVRKSIKKMSNIDKMTKDGTYSILSKKERLMIQRERIKLESLLGGIADLNRLPAALFLIDVKKEHIAVTEALKLNIPTFAMVDTNSDPSNIDFPIPANDDATKSISLITDIIIKAIEEGLDERKREKEDEAEKEAVAAKAAADAPEVKEPRRKKAAEAEVEASSSEETKTEE; from the coding sequence ATGGCAAGAACAACTTATCAAGACTTATTGGATGCAGGTGTACACTTTGGTCACCTTACCCGTAAATGGAATCCAAAAATGGCTCCTTACATTTTCATGGAGCGTAATGGAATTCACATTATAGATTTAAATAAAACTTTAACCAAAACTGAAGAAGCTGCGGCTGCGATTAAACAAATCGTAAAATCAGGACGTAAAGTTTTATTCGTTTCTACAAAGAAACAAGCAAAAGGAATCGTAGCTGAGCAGGCTAAAAAAGTAAACATGCCTTTCGTAACCGAGCGTTGGTTAGGTGGTATGTTAACCAACTTTGCTACCGTTCGCAAGTCAATCAAAAAGATGTCAAACATCGATAAAATGACTAAAGACGGTACTTACTCGATCCTTTCGAAAAAAGAGCGTTTAATGATTCAGCGTGAGCGTATTAAATTAGAGTCACTTTTGGGTGGTATTGCTGATTTAAACCGTTTACCAGCAGCGCTTTTCTTAATTGATGTTAAGAAAGAGCACATCGCGGTAACTGAGGCGTTGAAATTGAACATCCCAACTTTTGCGATGGTTGATACCAACTCTGATCCTTCGAACATCGATTTCCCGATTCCGGCGAATGATGATGCTACAAAATCGATCTCTTTAATTACTGATATCATTATCAAAGCAATTGAAGAAGGTTTAGACGAGCGTAAACGCGAAAAAGAAGATGAGGCTGAAAAAGAAGCAGTAGCCGCTAAAGCTGCAGCTGATGCTCCAGAAGTAAAAGAGCCAAGACGTAAAAAAGCTGCTGAAGCAGAAGTTGAAGCGTCTTCATCTGAAGAAACCAAAACAGAAGAGTAA
- the rpsI gene encoding 30S ribosomal protein S9 gives MSVTNTSGRRKTAVARIYLKDGAGAITVNGKDHKVYFPTLPLQYIVNQSLEVSELTGRYDITVNVQGGGVKGQAEAVRLAIAKAIVELDAEKKPALRAKGLMTRDMRMVERKKPGRAKARKKFQFSKR, from the coding sequence ATGTCAGTTACTAACACTTCAGGAAGAAGAAAAACAGCTGTAGCACGTATCTACTTAAAAGATGGTGCTGGCGCAATTACCGTTAACGGTAAAGATCACAAAGTATATTTCCCAACTTTACCTTTACAATACATCGTAAATCAAAGTTTAGAGGTTTCTGAGCTTACTGGTCGTTATGATATTACTGTAAACGTACAAGGCGGTGGAGTAAAAGGACAAGCAGAAGCTGTTCGTTTAGCTATTGCTAAAGCGATTGTTGAACTAGATGCGGAGAAAAAACCTGCATTACGTGCTAAAGGCCTAATGACGCGTGATATGCGTATGGTTGAGCGTAAAAAACCAGGACGTGCGAAAGCCCGTAAGAAATTCCAATTCAGTAAACGTTAA
- the rplM gene encoding 50S ribosomal protein L13, with protein sequence MNTLSYKTVSANAKTVNKQWVVVDAQGEILGRLSSKIAMIIRGKNKPEYTPHVDCGDNVIVINADKVKLTGNKFSEKQYVSYTGYPGGQRFISPKELMAKHPQRVIEKAVRGMLPKTKLGKKLYTNLFVYAGETHPHSAQSPKTIKL encoded by the coding sequence GTGAATACGTTAAGTTACAAAACTGTCTCGGCCAATGCAAAAACTGTTAACAAACAGTGGGTTGTTGTTGATGCGCAAGGCGAGATTTTGGGGCGCTTGTCATCGAAGATCGCAATGATCATCCGTGGTAAAAACAAGCCTGAGTACACCCCACACGTAGACTGCGGCGATAATGTTATTGTTATCAATGCAGACAAGGTTAAATTGACAGGAAACAAATTCAGCGAAAAGCAGTATGTTTCTTACACTGGTTATCCAGGTGGTCAACGTTTTATTTCTCCTAAGGAGTTAATGGCGAAACACCCTCAACGTGTAATCGAGAAAGCGGTACGTGGTATGTTACCGAAAACTAAATTGGGTAAAAAACTTTACACCAATCTTTTTGTGTATGCAGGTGAAACTCACCCTCATTCAGCTCAATCTCCAAAAACCATTAAACTTTAA
- a CDS encoding DUF1579 domain-containing protein yields MRNLILGAGIALFFATACNNATKSDQTSIDSTSNASTEKPLNSAATMKAWEVYMTPSEAHKMLAKSDGTWDEEISMWMNPDGPPTVSKSVAVNKMILGGRYQQSTHTGNFDGMPFEGISTVAFDNARKVYISTWIDNMGTGMMILEGTYNEASKTLTQTGKMYDPSVGKEIDVKEITKFIDEDNQLMEMFHTKNGKDVKTMAIKFTRKK; encoded by the coding sequence ATGAGAAATTTAATTTTAGGAGCTGGAATTGCCCTATTCTTTGCAACAGCCTGCAATAACGCAACCAAAAGCGACCAAACATCAATTGATAGCACTTCAAATGCCTCCACAGAAAAACCTTTAAATTCAGCAGCAACAATGAAAGCTTGGGAAGTGTATATGACGCCCAGTGAGGCGCACAAAATGCTAGCAAAAAGCGATGGCACCTGGGATGAAGAAATTAGCATGTGGATGAATCCTGATGGCCCGCCAACTGTTAGTAAATCGGTTGCTGTAAACAAAATGATTTTGGGGGGCCGTTACCAACAAAGTACGCACACCGGTAATTTTGATGGAATGCCATTTGAAGGTATAAGTACTGTAGCCTTTGATAATGCTCGTAAAGTTTATATAAGCACCTGGATCGACAATATGGGCACTGGAATGATGATTTTGGAGGGAACTTATAATGAAGCAAGCAAAACTTTAACCCAAACCGGCAAAATGTACGATCCATCGGTTGGCAAAGAGATAGATGTTAAGGAAATTACCAAATTTATTGATGAGGATAACCAATTAATGGAAATGTTTCACACCAAAAACGGCAAGGATGTTAAAACAATGGCTATTAAGTTTACAAGGAAAAAATAG
- a CDS encoding DUF4160 domain-containing protein — protein MPKLYEYLGLIILFYSNDHEPIHVHGKYQGTESKADIIFIDGVFKEILISDVKGKRPLDSKNLKNFKAFVEVFRDDIVAKWVDYFVYNKPIASEVITKKL, from the coding sequence ATGCCGAAACTATATGAATACTTAGGGCTAATTATACTTTTTTACTCAAATGACCATGAGCCCATTCATGTACATGGAAAGTACCAGGGAACAGAAAGCAAAGCCGATATTATATTTATAGATGGTGTTTTTAAGGAGATATTAATTTCTGATGTAAAGGGAAAAAGGCCTTTGGATTCAAAAAACCTGAAAAACTTTAAGGCCTTTGTTGAAGTTTTTAGAGATGATATTGTTGCTAAATGGGTCGACTATTTTGTCTACAACAAACCGATAGCATCAGAAGTTATAACAAAGAAATTATAA
- a CDS encoding DUF2442 domain-containing protein, producing the protein MIVEINKAEYLKDYKIAFEFSDGVNQTVDFEAFLRTAKNPMSRKYLDIGEFKKFHIEYGDIVWNDFEMCFPIWDLHQGKL; encoded by the coding sequence ATGATAGTTGAAATTAATAAAGCCGAATATCTGAAAGATTATAAAATTGCGTTTGAATTTTCTGACGGGGTTAATCAAACCGTTGATTTCGAGGCTTTTTTAAGGACTGCTAAAAACCCGATGTCGAGAAAGTATCTCGATATAGGCGAGTTCAAAAAGTTTCATATCGAATACGGCGACATTGTTTGGAACGATTTTGAAATGTGTTTTCCAATTTGGGATTTACATCAAGGCAAACTGTAA
- a CDS encoding ORF6N domain-containing protein — translation MAAKQSLSIIPENILVNKIYEIRGHKVMLDRDLAELYGVETRVLKQATRRNLDRFPQDFMFELTSEELKDWRSQIVTSNSDKMGLRYKPFVFTEHGILMLSSILNSQQAIQVNIQIVRIFTRLRQWLTENGELKYDIEELKRKMNSQEKNIELLFTYLDRLMDKKIGPRKRMGFMHDDL, via the coding sequence ATGGCAGCTAAACAATCGCTCTCTATCATCCCCGAAAATATTTTAGTAAACAAGATTTATGAAATTCGTGGCCATAAGGTTATGCTAGATAGAGATTTGGCGGAACTTTATGGCGTGGAGACTAGGGTTTTAAAACAAGCGACACGAAGAAATCTTGACCGATTTCCCCAAGATTTCATGTTTGAATTAACATCTGAAGAGTTAAAAGATTGGAGATCACAAATTGTGACCTCCAATTCGGATAAGATGGGATTAAGGTATAAGCCTTTTGTTTTCACCGAACATGGCATACTCATGCTTTCTAGCATATTAAACAGCCAACAAGCCATACAGGTAAACATTCAAATCGTGAGAATATTTACAAGATTGAGGCAGTGGTTAACCGAAAATGGTGAATTAAAATATGATATTGAAGAGCTTAAGCGAAAAATGAACAGTCAGGAAAAAAACATAGAACTTTTATTTACTTACCTTGATCGCTTAATGGATAAGAAAATCGGCCCAAGGAAAAGAATGGGCTTTATGCATGATGATTTGTAG